The proteins below come from a single Planctomycetota bacterium genomic window:
- a CDS encoding aldo/keto reductase encodes MLTKRLGNTSLELTRIGLGTWAIGGGNWKFGWGPQDDEESIRTIHRALDVGINWIDTAPAYGLGHCEEVVGRALRGLKQRPIVATKCGRCWDEQRQLFPRLKRASVMAEVEASLRRLGVDVIDLYQMHWPQPDEDIEEAWGVVADLVRAGKIRYGGVSNFSVAQLKRIQQLHPIASLQPPYSMLARGVEAELLPFCGANQIGVVAYSPMQKGLLTGKITHEWIEQLAAEDHRRNDVQFHEPKLSANLALVEGLRQIAARHGHTVAHVALAWVLRRGEVTAAIVGARRPAQIEETAAAGDWQLSGDDLSEIDGLLGVHGTALAAAG; translated from the coding sequence ATGCTCACCAAACGGCTTGGCAACACGTCGCTGGAACTCACTCGCATCGGCCTGGGTACTTGGGCCATTGGGGGTGGCAATTGGAAGTTCGGCTGGGGGCCGCAGGACGACGAGGAATCGATCCGCACGATTCACCGCGCCCTCGACGTGGGCATCAACTGGATCGACACCGCTCCGGCCTACGGGCTGGGGCATTGCGAAGAAGTGGTCGGCCGTGCCCTACGCGGCTTGAAGCAACGCCCGATCGTCGCCACCAAGTGCGGCCGCTGTTGGGACGAGCAGCGGCAGTTGTTCCCACGCCTGAAGCGGGCCAGTGTGATGGCCGAGGTCGAGGCCAGCTTGCGCCGGTTGGGGGTCGATGTGATCGACCTGTATCAGATGCACTGGCCGCAGCCCGACGAGGACATCGAAGAAGCTTGGGGCGTGGTGGCCGACCTGGTCCGCGCCGGCAAGATTCGTTACGGCGGCGTCAGCAACTTCAGCGTGGCCCAACTCAAGCGAATCCAGCAGCTTCACCCGATCGCGTCGTTGCAGCCGCCGTACAGCATGCTGGCCCGCGGCGTCGAGGCCGAGCTGTTGCCGTTTTGCGGAGCGAACCAGATTGGCGTCGTGGCCTATAGCCCGATGCAAAAGGGGCTGCTCACCGGCAAGATCACGCACGAGTGGATCGAACAACTCGCGGCCGAAGATCACCGCCGGAACGACGTGCAGTTTCACGAGCCGAAGCTGTCGGCCAACTTGGCGCTGGTCGAGGGCTTGCGCCAGATTGCCGCTCGGCACGGCCACACGGTGGCGCACGTGGCCCTCGCCTGGGTGCTGCGGCGCGGCGAAGTGACCGCGGCCATCGTCGGAGCCCGCCGCCCGGCGCAGATTGAAGAGACCGCAGCCGCCGGCGATTGGCAATTGAGCGGCGATGATTTGAGTGAGATCGATGGCTTGCTTGGCGTGCATGGGACGGCATTGGCGGCGGCGGGTTAA
- a CDS encoding xanthan lyase, with product MSLKAVALLSVLMLLVLAFSSVGAEPAEPATQLKPHPQAVANSHAPGEVDKPELVPFIVADPAALPGIVVDETAATLVGTWQYSTHTPPHVGLGYLHDQKDGKGQKSVTFTPDLPRDGRYEVRLAHCYNVRRATNTPVTIHHADGETVVRINQQEVPEHGRLFRTLGVFRFRAGRNGWVRIGTDGTEGKYVIADAVQWLEQKP from the coding sequence ATGTCGTTGAAAGCGGTCGCACTACTGTCGGTTTTGATGTTGCTTGTGCTCGCCTTCTCATCAGTCGGCGCCGAGCCCGCCGAGCCGGCTACCCAGTTAAAGCCCCATCCGCAAGCCGTGGCCAATTCACACGCGCCGGGCGAAGTCGACAAGCCTGAACTTGTGCCCTTCATTGTCGCCGATCCGGCGGCGCTGCCGGGCATTGTCGTTGACGAGACGGCTGCCACGCTGGTCGGCACCTGGCAATACTCGACCCATACGCCGCCGCACGTCGGGCTGGGCTATCTGCACGATCAGAAGGACGGCAAAGGTCAGAAGTCGGTCACCTTCACGCCCGACTTGCCGCGCGATGGCCGGTACGAGGTGCGGCTGGCCCACTGTTACAATGTCCGCCGGGCCACCAACACGCCCGTCACCATTCACCATGCCGACGGCGAGACAGTCGTTCGCATCAACCAGCAGGAAGTGCCCGAGCATGGCCGGCTGTTCCGCACGCTGGGGGTGTTCAGGTTTCGCGCGGGGCGCAACGGCTGGGTTCGCATCGGCACCGACGGCACCGAGGGTAAGTACGTGATCGCTGACGCGGTGCAATGGCTGGAACAGAAACCCTAG
- a CDS encoding sulfatase → MRREFRFLVGSLVGVAFAVSLLSSAASTAWAANASGKPNIVVIVADDLGNRDLGVQGCTDCPTPHIDSLAAGGIRCTNGYVSGPYCSPTRAGLLTGRYQQRFGHEFNPGPPGEPGEEVKGLDLNQVTLADRLRAAGYATGMVGKWHLGATPQFHPTQRGFQEYFGFLGGALTYLPDRPKGKDNIYRGTEPVKETEYLTDAFAREAVAYIDRHAKEPFFLYLTFNAVHTPMEATDKYLARFAKIEDQRRRTYCAMLSAMDDAVGQVLGKLRTAGIEENTLIFFVSDNGGPSGANGSINLPLRGNKATTWEGGVRVPYLVQWKARLPQGKTYDQPVIQLDFLPTALAAAGSTTTPADKLDGVDLLPYLAGEKSGAPHAALYWRFGEQMAIRKGDWKLLRAPNDGATRGGLNREMTSGMLVNLANDIGEEHDVASANPDKARELQAAWDAWNKDNVPAKWGPAAKKKQPQPAARKRKRTA, encoded by the coding sequence ATGCGTCGTGAATTTCGATTCCTGGTCGGTTCGCTCGTCGGTGTTGCCTTCGCGGTCAGCCTGTTGAGTTCAGCGGCGTCGACCGCCTGGGCCGCCAATGCCTCGGGCAAGCCGAACATTGTAGTCATCGTGGCCGACGACTTGGGGAATCGTGACCTCGGGGTGCAAGGTTGCACCGACTGCCCGACGCCGCACATTGACTCGCTGGCCGCCGGCGGCATTCGCTGCACCAACGGTTACGTCAGCGGACCCTATTGCAGCCCGACCCGCGCCGGGCTGTTGACCGGGCGTTATCAGCAACGCTTTGGCCACGAGTTCAACCCCGGTCCGCCGGGGGAACCGGGCGAAGAAGTCAAAGGGCTCGATCTGAATCAGGTCACGCTGGCCGACCGGTTGCGCGCGGCGGGTTACGCGACCGGCATGGTCGGCAAGTGGCACCTGGGGGCCACGCCGCAGTTCCATCCCACGCAGCGCGGCTTTCAAGAATACTTCGGCTTCCTCGGCGGCGCGCTGACGTACCTGCCCGACAGGCCCAAGGGGAAAGACAACATCTATCGTGGCACCGAGCCGGTGAAGGAGACCGAGTACCTGACCGACGCCTTCGCGCGCGAGGCGGTCGCCTATATCGACCGGCACGCGAAGGAGCCGTTCTTCTTGTACCTGACCTTCAACGCGGTTCACACGCCGATGGAAGCGACCGACAAGTACCTGGCACGCTTCGCCAAGATCGAAGATCAGCGCCGGCGCACCTATTGCGCCATGTTGTCGGCGATGGACGACGCGGTGGGGCAGGTACTTGGCAAGCTGCGCACCGCGGGCATCGAAGAGAACACACTGATCTTTTTTGTCAGCGACAACGGTGGCCCAAGCGGTGCCAACGGCTCGATCAATCTGCCGCTGCGTGGCAACAAAGCGACGACTTGGGAAGGGGGCGTGCGGGTGCCGTACCTGGTCCAGTGGAAAGCCCGGCTGCCGCAAGGCAAGACCTACGATCAACCGGTGATCCAGCTCGACTTCCTGCCCACGGCGCTGGCCGCCGCCGGCAGTACGACCACGCCGGCCGACAAGCTGGACGGGGTTGACTTGTTGCCGTACCTGGCGGGCGAGAAGTCCGGTGCGCCGCACGCGGCCCTATACTGGCGGTTTGGCGAGCAGATGGCGATTCGCAAGGGCGATTGGAAGCTGCTGCGCGCGCCGAACGACGGCGCCACGCGAGGCGGACTGAACCGCGAGATGACGTCGGGCATGTTGGTGAACCTGGCCAACGACATTGGCGAAGAGCACGACGTGGCATCGGCCAATCCCGATAAGGCCCGCGAGTTGCAGGCCGCCTGGGACGCGTGGAACAAGGACAACGTACCGGCCAAGTGGGGCCCCGCGGCCAAGAAGAAGCAACCGCAGCCGGCCGCGAGGAAGCGAAAACGGACGGCGTGA
- a CDS encoding DTW domain-containing protein yields the protein MAEPATSKRCYACFRPRHECYCDAVPQIDNRTQVLIVQHARERFHPFNTARMVHRALRNSQLLIGHPGELAGRLSLAPRAGLLYPEPDSLTLDAVPRDALPEQLVILDGTWHHAKTLLRDIPALRTLPRFQLTPQQPSRFRIRRQPNPLALSTVEAAVAALTACEPATVGLAELLNAFNVMVERQLSHPKVECRERHTKRRRPALGNVPAALLGSLDHVVVAYGESAQGGRGCDPNSLAPLYWVAERIGSGERLCCALAPMSPLSNAFLGHLALPAETFAGGATLGEFEDRWRAFVRPDDLLVAFNQSTPRLLSHVGHDPGRWLLLKSIDMQSPWPFDALDDDTLAAALPAGATCLPGRAGRRLAWTIAYVKYLNHL from the coding sequence ATGGCAGAACCGGCGACGAGCAAGCGTTGCTACGCATGCTTCAGGCCGCGCCATGAATGCTATTGCGACGCCGTGCCGCAAATCGACAATCGCACCCAGGTGCTCATTGTTCAACACGCGCGCGAGCGGTTTCATCCCTTCAACACGGCGCGGATGGTCCACCGAGCGCTGCGCAATTCGCAACTCTTGATCGGTCATCCAGGCGAACTGGCCGGCAGGCTGTCCTTGGCACCCCGCGCCGGTTTGCTGTATCCGGAGCCCGATTCGTTGACGCTCGATGCCGTGCCGCGCGACGCGCTGCCCGAGCAATTGGTGATCCTGGACGGGACCTGGCACCATGCCAAGACCTTGCTCCGCGATATCCCTGCGCTGCGGACGTTGCCGCGCTTCCAGCTCACGCCACAACAGCCCAGCCGGTTCCGCATCCGCCGCCAGCCCAACCCGCTGGCGCTGTCGACCGTCGAGGCCGCGGTGGCGGCGCTCACCGCTTGTGAGCCGGCGACCGTCGGGTTGGCTGAGTTGTTAAACGCTTTCAACGTGATGGTCGAGCGGCAATTGTCCCATCCCAAAGTCGAATGCCGCGAGCGGCACACCAAGCGCCGCCGGCCCGCGCTCGGCAATGTGCCCGCGGCCTTGCTGGGGAGCTTGGATCACGTGGTTGTCGCGTATGGCGAGTCGGCCCAGGGAGGGCGAGGCTGTGACCCCAACTCGCTAGCGCCGCTCTATTGGGTGGCCGAGCGGATTGGCAGCGGCGAGCGGCTTTGTTGCGCGCTCGCGCCGATGAGTCCCTTGTCCAATGCGTTTCTCGGACACCTGGCGCTACCGGCCGAGACCTTTGCCGGCGGGGCGACGCTCGGCGAGTTTGAAGATCGCTGGCGAGCGTTTGTGCGGCCCGATGACTTGCTGGTGGCGTTTAACCAGAGCACGCCACGACTACTGAGTCACGTCGGCCACGATCCCGGCCGCTGGCTGTTGCTCAAGAGCATCGACATGCAATCTCCCTGGCCGTTCGACGCGCTCGATGACGACACGCTGGCCGCCGCGCTGCCGGCCGGGGCGACGTGCCTGCCAGGACGCGCTGGTCGACGACTGGCGTGGACGATTGCCTATGTGAAGTACCTGAACCACTTGTAA
- a CDS encoding AAA family ATPase, translated as MAILHFDSLPPRTSKGELLKLICDQSGLSGGKVGRLDVQGNRATAEIPDDWAGRLVQSLDGASLNDRRIRVRAESKSAPVDAGDHFQRLSRLLQMESREELRRAGEQRRRLSPSAAERSGTALVDLVVTDVDTGLGGRFILSFVKRNRTLGLPWHRLNSGAPVIVSRAGEAGEFESRGVVVERGDRELRVVIDREPEDTDEGAWRVDLSSDEIASDRQQQALSRAAGAKGDRLTELRRVLLGEREPREKKSADQPIEWELALNPAQQDAVRFALAAEDVALIHGPPGTGKTTTVIELIRQAVRRGEKVLACAPSNLAVDNMMERLVALGESAVRLGHPARVLDTLRQHTLDYLVDEHHDVRLARKLVKEALALFRKASRYTRAKPEPGARQELRQDARSRLADARRLESQAAEDILSRARVVCATTTGLDSQVLGQLNFDLVVIDEACQSTEPGCWPPILRAGRVVLAGDHCQLPPTVISPEAVNGGLSVSLFERLVGRYGTQVTRRLVEQYRMHQSIMAFSSREFYDDELVADASVREHLLTDLSGVASESLTSLPVEFIDTAGADYDEQLEPDGESRCNPREAALVAHKVTAIVNAGVPAADIAVISPYAAQVRLLRERLDLPGLEIDTVDGFQGREKEAVVISLVRSNTAGEIGFLADVRRMNVAMTRARRKLLIVGDSATLSHDPFYARLLEYVEQVGGYRTVWEETL; from the coding sequence ATGGCGATCTTGCATTTCGATTCATTGCCGCCGCGGACCAGCAAGGGAGAGCTCCTGAAGCTGATCTGCGACCAGTCAGGGCTAAGCGGCGGCAAGGTCGGCCGTCTCGACGTGCAGGGCAATCGCGCCACAGCCGAGATTCCCGACGATTGGGCGGGGCGCTTGGTTCAATCGCTCGATGGCGCATCGCTGAACGATCGGCGCATTCGGGTTCGCGCCGAATCGAAGTCCGCGCCCGTTGACGCCGGCGACCACTTCCAGCGTTTGTCGCGCCTATTGCAAATGGAAAGCCGCGAGGAGCTGCGCCGCGCGGGCGAACAGCGTCGCCGGCTGTCCCCCTCGGCGGCCGAGCGATCGGGCACGGCCCTGGTCGATCTGGTCGTGACGGACGTCGATACCGGTCTCGGCGGCAGGTTCATTCTGAGCTTCGTTAAGCGCAACCGGACGCTGGGCTTGCCCTGGCATCGGTTGAACTCCGGCGCGCCCGTGATCGTTTCGCGCGCCGGCGAGGCAGGCGAGTTCGAATCGCGCGGGGTGGTCGTCGAGCGCGGCGATCGCGAGCTGCGAGTGGTGATCGACCGCGAACCCGAGGACACCGACGAAGGGGCGTGGCGGGTCGATTTGTCGAGCGATGAAATCGCCAGCGACCGCCAGCAGCAAGCATTATCCCGGGCTGCCGGCGCCAAGGGGGATCGGCTTACCGAACTGCGGCGTGTCCTCTTGGGCGAGCGCGAACCGCGCGAAAAGAAATCGGCTGACCAGCCGATCGAATGGGAGCTGGCCTTGAATCCGGCCCAGCAAGACGCCGTCCGCTTCGCGCTGGCGGCCGAGGACGTGGCGCTGATCCACGGGCCGCCGGGGACCGGCAAGACGACGACCGTGATCGAGTTGATTCGCCAGGCGGTTCGCCGCGGCGAGAAGGTGCTGGCCTGCGCACCAAGCAATCTGGCTGTCGATAACATGATGGAACGGCTCGTCGCGCTCGGCGAATCGGCGGTGCGTCTTGGTCATCCGGCCCGAGTGCTCGACACGCTTCGGCAGCACACGCTCGACTACCTGGTCGACGAACATCACGACGTGCGACTGGCTCGCAAGCTGGTCAAAGAAGCCCTCGCCCTGTTCCGCAAGGCCAGTCGCTACACGCGGGCCAAGCCCGAGCCCGGCGCGCGACAGGAGTTGCGCCAGGACGCTCGCAGCCGGCTGGCCGACGCGCGGCGGTTGGAGTCGCAAGCGGCCGAAGACATTCTCAGCCGTGCGCGCGTCGTCTGTGCCACCACCACTGGGCTCGATAGCCAGGTGCTCGGGCAATTGAACTTTGACCTGGTGGTGATCGACGAAGCGTGTCAGAGCACCGAGCCCGGTTGCTGGCCGCCGATCTTGCGCGCCGGGCGCGTGGTGCTGGCCGGCGACCATTGCCAGTTGCCGCCGACGGTCATCTCGCCCGAGGCCGTAAACGGCGGGCTGAGCGTCAGTCTGTTCGAGCGGCTGGTCGGGCGGTATGGCACCCAAGTGACGCGGCGACTGGTCGAGCAGTACCGCATGCATCAATCGATCATGGCATTCTCGTCGCGCGAGTTCTACGACGATGAACTGGTCGCCGACGCCTCGGTGCGCGAACACCTGCTCACCGATCTGTCGGGCGTGGCGAGCGAGTCGCTAACGTCGTTGCCCGTCGAGTTTATCGACACTGCCGGCGCCGACTACGACGAGCAATTGGAACCCGACGGCGAAAGTCGCTGCAACCCACGCGAGGCCGCGTTGGTGGCGCACAAGGTGACGGCGATCGTCAACGCGGGCGTGCCGGCCGCCGACATTGCGGTCATCTCTCCCTACGCGGCCCAGGTCCGGTTGCTGCGCGAGCGGCTCGATCTGCCCGGCCTTGAGATCGACACCGTCGACGGGTTTCAGGGGCGCGAGAAAGAAGCGGTCGTCATCTCGCTAGTCCGTTCAAACACGGCGGGGGAGATCGGGTTCCTGGCCGACGTGCGGCGGATGAACGTGGCCATGACACGCGCCCGGCGTAAGCTGCTGATCGTGGGCGACAGCGCGACCTTGTCGCATGACCCATTTTACGCCCGGCTGTTAGAATACGTGGAACAGGTCGGCGGTTACCGCACGGTCTGGGAAGAGACGCTCTAG